Proteins from one Mauremys mutica isolate MM-2020 ecotype Southern chromosome 14, ASM2049712v1, whole genome shotgun sequence genomic window:
- the CA7 gene encoding carbonic anhydrase 7, with amino-acid sequence MTGHHCWGYGQDDGPSEWYKSYPIAQGHRQSPVDIVSTQAAYDPSLKPLIISYESCTSLEISNNGHSVMVDFEDADDKTVINGGPLEGPYRLKQFHFHWGMKHSQGSEHTVDSKSFPSELHLVHWNARKYATFGEAAAAPDGLAVVGIFLETGEEHANMNRLTDALYMVKFKGTKAQFRTFNPKCLLPSSLNYWTYPGSLTTPPLYESVTWIVLKEPVRISEKQLEKFRTLLFTSEGDERIQMVNNFRPPQPLKGRIIRASFKA; translated from the exons ATGACCGGACACCACTGCTGGGGATACGGACAGGATGACG GGCCTTCTGAGTGGTACAAATCATATCCCATTGCCCAGGGACATCGTCAGTCACCTGTTGATATAGTCTCCACTCAAGCAGCTTATGATCCTAGTCTGAAGCCTCTTATTATCTCATATGAATCGTGTACATCTCTTGAAATCTCCAACAATGGCCACTCAGTCATGGTGGACTTTGAAGATGCTGATGACAAGACAG TGATCAATGGGGGCCCCCTTGAAGGTCCCTATAGGCTAAAGCAGTTTCATTTTCATTGGGGAATGAAGCACAGTCAGGGATCAGAGCATACAGTTGACAGCAAATCTTTTCCTTCTGAG CTCCACTTGGTTCATTGGAATGCCAGGAAGTATGCAACAtttggagaagcagcagcagctccagatgGTTTGGCGGTAGTTGGTATTTTCTTGGAG ACTGGAGAAGAACATGCCAATATGAACAGACTAACTGATGCCTTGTATATGGTAAAATTTAAA GGGACAAAAGCTCAGTTCAGAACCTTCAACCCAAAATGCCTCCTGCCATCAAGTCTAAATTATTGGACATATCCTGGTTCTCTAACAACACCTCCTCTATATGAGAGTGTAACATGGATAGTGCTGAAAGAGCCCGTCAGGATTTCTGAGAAACAG CTGGAGAAATTCCGAACTCTTCTCTTCACCAGTGAAGGAGATGAAAGGATCCAGATGGTGAATAATTTTCGCCCCCCTCAACCTCTTAAGGGAAGAATAATTCGTGCTTCTTTCAAGGCCtaa
- the NAE1 gene encoding NEDD8-activating enzyme E1 regulatory subunit, whose translation MRRDSGAATPDGGRARAARTPGVLPGGPGTMAQQGGLSMKERRYDRQLRLWGDHGQEALEAAHVCVINATATGTEILKNLVLPGIGSFTIVDGNQVTGEDVGNNFFLQRSNIGQNRAQSATELLQELNNDVSGNFVEESPDKLLDNDPSFFCRFNLVVATQLPESILVRLAEILWNANIPLLVCRTYGLVGYMRIIIKEHPVVESHPDNALEDLRLDNPFPELREHMQSYDLDHMEKKDHSHTPWIVIVAKYLAKWYSEKSEQIPRNYKEKEAFRELIRQGILKNENGIPEDEENFEEAIKNVNTALNVTKIPSCIEDIFNDDRCINLTQQTPSFWILARAVKEFVAKEGQGNLPVRGTIPDMIADSGKFIKLQNVYREKAKKDAAAVGNHAGKLLQSIGKAPESISQKELKLLCSNSAFLRVVRCRSLSEEYGLNTFNKDEIISSMDNPDSEIVLYLMLRAVDRFYKQHGRYPGVYNYQVEDDIGKLKSCLSGFLQEYGLSVTVKDDYVHEFCRYGAAEPHTIAAFLGGAAAQEVVKVITGQFVIFNNTYIYSGMSQTSATFQL comes from the exons ATGCGCCGTGACAGCGGAGCGGCCACTCCGGACGGTGGCCGAGCGCGGGCAGCGCGGACCCCAGGTGTTTTGCCGGGCGGGCCCGGCACCATGGCGCAGCAGGGCGGGCTCAGCATGAAGGAGCGgagatacgaccggcagctcag GTTGTGGGGTGATCATGGACAAGAAGCTTTAGAAGCTGCTCATGTTTGTGTGATAAATGCAACAGCCACAGGAACTGAAATCCTCAAAAATTTAGTACTACCAG GTATTGGCTCATTTACGATTGTTGATGGGAATCAAGTCACCGGAGAAGATGTCGGAAATAA tttctttctaCAAAGAAGCAATATTGGCCAG AACCGAGCCCAAAGTGCCACAGAGCTCTTACAAGAATTAAATAATGATGTTTCAGGAAATTTTGTGGAAGAG aGTCCGGACAAACTTCTAGACAATGATCCTTCATTTTTCTGTCGGTTTAATTTAGTGGTTGCAACCCAGTTACCAGAAAG tataTTGGTGCGTTTAGCTGAAATTCTCTGGAATGCTAACATCCCTCTGTTAGTCTGTAGGACTTATGGACTAGTTGGCTATATGAGAATTATTATTAAGGAACATCCAG TCGTGGAATCTCATCCAGACAATGCATTAGAAGATCTGAGACTGGACAACCCATTTCCAGAGCTGAGGGAACATATGCAGTCTTATGACTTGGATCATATGGAAAAAAAG GACCATAGTCACACTCCATGGATTGTGATTGTAGCAAAGTATTTAGCAAAATGGTACAGTGAG AAAAGTGAGCAGATACCTAGGAATTACAAAGAAAAGGAAGCCTTCAGAGAGCTGATTAGACAAG GAATCTTAAAGAATGAAAATGGGATCCCAGAAGATGAAGAGAACTTTGAAGAAGCTATAAAAAATGTAAACACAGCACTAAATGTTACTAAG atTCCAAGCTGTATTGAGGACATTTTTAATGATGATCGTTGCATCAATCTCACACAGCAG ACGCCTTCCTTTTGGATTTTAGCTCGAGCTGTAAAAGAATTTGTAGCAAAAGAGGGGCAAGGAAATTTACCTGTTCGGGGCACTATTCCTGATATGATAGCAGATTCGGGTAAATTTATCAAATTGCAAAATGT ATACCGTGAAAAAGCAAAGAaagatgctgctgctgtgggtAACCATGCGGGTAAATTGTTACAGTCAATAGGCAAG GCACCAGAGTCAATTTCACAGAAAGAGTTAAAATTGCTTT GCAGCAACTCAGCGTTCCTTCGAGTAGTGCGGTGTAGATCCCTGTCTGAAGAGTATGGTTTAAATACATTTAACAAGGATGAAATTA TTTCAAGCATGGATAATCCAGACAGTGAGATAGTGCTATACTTAATGCTACGAGCTGTGGATAGATTTTATAAACAGCATGGTAGATACCCAG GTGTGTATAACTACCAAGTGGAAGATGATATTGGAAAATTGAAATCTTGCCTCAGTGGTTTTCTTCAGGAATATGGGCTGTCTGTAACAGTGAAGGATGATTATGTCCATGAATT TTGTCGCTATGGAGCTGCTGAGCCACATACTATCGCTGCATTCTTGGGAG GTGCTGCTGCTCAAGAGGTTGTCAAAGTAATTACAGGACAATTTGTAATTTTTAATAACACCTATATTTACAGTGGAATGTCACAGACATCAGCAACTTTCCAGTTGTAG